One stretch of Zingiber officinale cultivar Zhangliang chromosome 6B, Zo_v1.1, whole genome shotgun sequence DNA includes these proteins:
- the LOC121991362 gene encoding uncharacterized protein LOC121991362 yields MGTVSFVAMPAEAMSSLLQPVVVHGFFVSIHLLFLIALAIFWIRAATKHAGSAKRITERRKSLFRGLLISTCAAVGVFYLSLCVLTFLWYKDGRRWQRDQAVALGDAALRAVTWLATAAYLTVGLRSPRFPLFLRIWWGLFFCFVDSRMGV; encoded by the exons ATGGGGACTGTTTCATTCGTTGCCATGCCCGCTGAAGCGATGTCGTCGCTCCTGCAACCCGTCGTCGTCCATGGCTTCTTCGTCTCCATCCATCTCCTATTCCTCATCGCCTTAGCCATCTTCTGGATCAGAGCTGCCACAAAGCACGCCGGCAGCGCCAAACGAATAACAGAGCGTCGCAAGTCTCTGTTCCGGGGATTGCTGATCTCGACATGCGCTGCCGTCGGCGTGTTTTATCTTTCTCTTTGCGTGCTCACTTTTTTGTGGTACAAGGACGGACGGCGATGGCAGCGTGATCAGGCGGTCGCCCTCGGCGACGCCGCCCTCCGAGCCGTCACTTGGCTCGCCACCGCCGCTTACCTCACCGTCGGTCTCCGCTCTCCCCGATTCCCGCTTTTCCTTCGGATCTGGTGGGGATTGTTCTT CTGTTTTGTCGATTCCCGCATGGGTGTTTGA